The proteins below come from a single Polymorphobacter fuscus genomic window:
- the gspN gene encoding type II secretion system protein N, whose translation MTRRVRLSIFAACLLFATLALFPLRLAGLDSAGVSARAASGTIWRGHLEAAQLGGIALGDVAVGVAPAALLGGRLRLDFASEALSGAGFRGRGGFGIAGLAGRVGPLSIGGVPVTAVSFEQVSIGFDAGACVTAEGMVRVQPGAGLADGESLDGRPRCEGSAVVLPLASASGRERLMVRVEANRRYRAELSLDGVSEAQRPLLLAAGFLPTPTGLTLTTEGIF comes from the coding sequence ATGACGCGGCGCGTTCGCTTGTCGATTTTTGCAGCCTGCCTGCTTTTCGCCACCCTGGCGCTGTTTCCGCTGCGCCTTGCCGGACTCGACAGCGCCGGCGTATCGGCACGCGCCGCCAGCGGCACGATATGGCGCGGCCACCTGGAAGCGGCGCAGCTCGGCGGAATCGCATTGGGGGATGTTGCCGTCGGCGTGGCACCGGCGGCGCTGCTGGGTGGCCGATTGCGGCTCGATTTTGCTTCTGAGGCGCTTTCAGGCGCGGGTTTTCGGGGTCGGGGTGGTTTCGGGATCGCCGGGCTGGCCGGACGCGTGGGCCCGCTGTCGATCGGCGGCGTGCCGGTGACGGCGGTGAGCTTCGAACAGGTCAGTATCGGGTTCGACGCAGGGGCCTGCGTAACCGCGGAGGGGATGGTGCGGGTTCAACCCGGGGCAGGCCTTGCGGACGGTGAGAGCCTCGACGGCCGGCCGCGCTGCGAGGGCTCGGCTGTCGTGCTGCCGCTGGCATCGGCGTCGGGCAGGGAGCGGTTGATGGTGCGGGTCGAGGCGAACCGGCGTTATCGCGCGGAGCTTTCGCTCGACGGGGTGAGCGAAGCGCAGCGTCCGTTG